In Peromyscus eremicus chromosome 2, PerEre_H2_v1, whole genome shotgun sequence, a single genomic region encodes these proteins:
- the Rpp25l gene encoding ribonuclease P protein subunit p25-like protein, giving the protein MEHYRRAGSVELPASSPMPQLPPDTLEMRVRDGSKIRNLLGLALGRLEAGSTRHVVFSGSGRAAGKAVSCAEIVKRRVPGLHQLTKLRFLQSEDSWVPTSPDTGLDPLTVRRHVPAVWVLLSRDPLDPSECGYQPPGAPPGLGSIPSSGCGSRPRRRTRDTRS; this is encoded by the coding sequence ATGGAACACTACCGGAGGGCTGGCTCTGTAGAGCTCCCGGCATCCTCACCAATGCCCCAGCTTCCTCCGGACACCCTGGAAATGCGAGTCCGAGACGGGAGCAAAATCCGGAACCTGCTGGGACTGGCGCTGGGTCGGCTGGAGGCGGGGAGCACGAGGCATGTGGTGTTCTCAGGTTCTGGCCGGGCGGCCGGAAAGGCTGTCAGCTGTGCAGAGATCGTCAAGCGGCGGGTTCCAGGCCTGCACCAACTCACCAAGCTTCGTTTCCTGCAAAGTGAGGACAGCTGGGTCCCAACCTCACCAGACACGGGCCTAGACCCCCTCACAGTTCGACGCCATGTGCCTGCCGTGTGGGTACTGCTCAGTCGGGACCCCTTGGACCCCAGTGAATGTGGCTACCAACCCCCAGGAGCACCCCCCGGCCTGGGCTCCATACCAAGTTCCGGCTGTGGTTCCAGACCCCGAAGGAGGACTCGGGACACCCGGTCCTGA